The DNA region ATGTCTGATCTTTAGAAGAAGAGTTTCCTGCAGCAACATGGAGAGAAGGGAAGAGGTGGTGGAATTGAGGAGTTAGCTAATCAGAAACAGGGAATTGGGAAATTTGTTTATGACTTTAACATCAGTGGTACAGTAAATGTGGGACTGAGGATAGTGACCAGAggttaaaattatttgttttagCGCTGCTGGGACATCGCCTTGGGTCCCCTCAAACAGATTCCCATGAACCTCTTCATCATGTACATGGCTGGCAATACTATCTCCATCTTTCCTACTATGATGGTGTGCATGATGGCCTGGAGACCTATTCAGGCACTTATGGCCATTTCAGCCAGTAAGTATTCTTGAAATAATAACCCTTCCCTAAGTTTTAAGAATTAAAAGCAAATTCTTAGGCAGAATCCATACTGGAAATCTTTGGACAGCTCTTAGCTAGCTGCAGGGGGAGGTTGTgcagggtggtggaaatggtggtGGCATGGAGGGAAAACAGTGCTTATCATGGTTCTCTGTTTGCCTTTAATTTTCCTATTTGCCATCTTACTATGAGTCTGTCTATGTTGTTTTAATATATAGTTAGCTTGATTcatattgaggaaaaaaaagttgttttggtttttgatacCTTCTGTTATCTCAACAGCTTTCAAGATGTTAGAAAGTTCAAGCCAGAAATTTCTTCAGGGTTTGGTTTACCTCATTGGGAACCTCATGGGTTTGGCATTGGCTGTTTACAAGTGTCAGTCCATGGGACTGTTGCCTACACATGCATCAGATTGGTTAGCCTTCATCGAGCCCCCTGAGGTAAGGCAAAAGAAAAGTTAAATTTTAGTCAGTTGTAATACACAGTGAGCGGCTCGACCATTTGATGGTGGGGAATTGGAGTTGGTATTAAGAGATCAGGTCTTAAGAAATAAGGGCCATTAGGACTTTGGGATAAGGCAAAATAGAGCTTGTGATTAAAGTATTAAATGACTGATTCAGGAAATTATTTCAGTATGCTTATACCACATACCTATTTACTTTTTCTCGTTTCAGAGAATGGAGTTCAGTGGCGGGGGATTGCTTTTGTGaacccaagaaagaagcacctgcACCTTAGGGATTTGGATCTCATTTACATACTTCTTTAGGCCCAGTGCTTCCTCCTCAGCATACTCACCTTAAAAATGTCACTCATGCCGAGAAAAGCCCAAAAGCTCTCTTTTCTCTATGGCGAGGAGACAAATCTTAACTACAAACACAAAGAAACTGTACCACAACCTGACTGAAAATAATGTAGAAAACTTTATTTATGTTTCCAGCACAGagcaaaacaacaaataaaactaTAACTCTGTAAACAAAAGAATGGGTGCCGCTAAATCAAGAACAACAGCAGCATCTCCTCTCAATAAATTAAGTGGTTTATGAACAAAAATGTTGCACGTGTTTCCCTTAAATCTATT from Elephas maximus indicus isolate mEleMax1 chromosome 10, mEleMax1 primary haplotype, whole genome shotgun sequence includes:
- the EMC4 gene encoding ER membrane protein complex subunit 4 isoform X3; the encoded protein is MTAQGGLVANRGRRFKWAIELSGPGGGRGRSDRGSGQGDSLYPVGYLDKQVPDTSVQETDRILVEKRCWDIALGPLKQIPMNLFIMYMAGNTISIFPTMMVCMMAWRPIQALMAISAKNGVQWRGIAFVNPRKKHLHLRDLDLIYILL
- the EMC4 gene encoding ER membrane protein complex subunit 4 isoform X2, producing the protein MNLFIMYMAGNTISIFPTMMVCMMAWRPIQALMAISATFKMLESSSQKFLQGLVYLIGNLMGLALAVYKCQSMGLLPTHASDWLAFIEPPERMEFSGGGLLL
- the EMC4 gene encoding ER membrane protein complex subunit 4 isoform X1, yielding MTAQGGLVANRGRRFKWAIELSGPGGGRGRSDRGSGQGDSLYPVGYLDKQVPDTSVQETDRILVEKRCWDIALGPLKQIPMNLFIMYMAGNTISIFPTMMVCMMAWRPIQALMAISATFKMLESSSQKFLQGLVYLIGNLMGLALAVYKCQSMGLLPTHASDWLAFIEPPERMEFSGGGLLL